A stretch of the Clarias gariepinus isolate MV-2021 ecotype Netherlands chromosome 26, CGAR_prim_01v2, whole genome shotgun sequence genome encodes the following:
- the LOC128514435 gene encoding uncharacterized protein LOC128514435, producing the protein MAQHGKWVEKTNSRGYTFQQCDGKHVSLTELKEKFPENCYLRKENIPCYPTYVFNVKKVCHVTERPGLDGILSDRGFKGKDDFLWWGLSVTDDDIVNAEKRIQLPISDKFTTSPAFLRESRYGNFCFSFNLNELLNLYSKQFCRRTSPILRVLGTHLYRQEIAYLVLVHPRHIRRYRKYPRLPIDEEFLCGYSQKKISWHCQSPSNEYNRHEEEKEKDDRSHGRPEYFVWDNVSVAFHMNPHWVLRVGHKRLFKSLSVCEVASRNLLKDQEMSVHDAEKIVKYYKDKYN; encoded by the exons ATGGCTCAACACGg aaaatGGGTTGAAAAAACCAATTCCAGAGGATATACGTTTCAGCAGTGTGATGGAAAGCATGTAAGTTTGACTGAGCTGAAAGAGAAGTTCCCTGAAAACTGCTACCTGAGGAAGGAAAACATTCCCTGTTATCCCACATATGTCTTCAATGTGAAAAAAGTCTGCCATGTAACTGAGAGGCCGGGTCTTGACGGGATCTTAAGTGACAGAGGATTCAAAGGGAAAGATGACTTCCTCTGGTGGGGCCTTTCAGTGACTGATGATGACATTGTCAATGCTGAGAAAAGAATCCAGCTGCCTATCTCTGATAAATTTACCACTTCACCTGCATTCCTACGTGAATCCCGTTATGGCAACTTCtgcttcagctttaatttaaatgagcttCTAAACCTATACAGCAAGCAATTTTGCCGGAGAACGTCTCCGATTCTGCGTGTATTAGGCACCCACCTCTACAGGCAGGAGATCGCCTATTTAGTTTTGGTGCATCCACGACATATAAGGCGTTATAGGAAATATCCTCGTCTACCCATTGATGAGGAATTTTTGTGTGGGTacagtcaaaagaaaatatCCTGGCACTGCCAGTCTCCTTCAAATGAATATAACCGccatgaggaggagaaggagaaagatgACAGATCTCACGGAAGGCCAGAATATTTTGTATGGGATAATGTATCCGTGGCCTTCCATATGAATCCACATTGGGTACTGCGTGTAGGTCATAAACGGCTATTTAAAagcttgagtgtgtgtgaggtagcTTCAAGGAACCTCTTAAAAGATCAGGAAATGTCTGTCCACGACGCTGAGAAAATAGTAAAGTATTACAAGGATAAATATAATTGA